GGCCCGCACTTTGCGGGCTGGGAGATTTATCACCTGAAAGGCTCGCCGGTTGATCCAAACCGGATCTATGCCTCGCAGACCAGCGGCTGGTTCGGGCAGATCATCCAGCGCTCGGATGACGGCGGCAAGACCTGGAACACCCCCGGCGGCGAAAAGATGCCTGATCCCTATGATCCTCCAGGTGGGATGAGCAACAAATTTGTCTACGACACCGCCTCGGCGCCGCTAACAACGCATCAGTGGTACGACGGCACGCAACATCCCTGGGAGTTCAAGCGTGTCTGGCATCTCGAACCCTCGCTGAGTGATCCCGACACGGTTTATGCCGGCGTTGAGGACGCGGCTTTGTTTCGCACGACCGACGGCGGCAAATCCTGGCATGAGCTTGCAGGCCTGCGCGGCCACGGCTCCGGGCCGCAATGGTCGCCCGGCGCCGGTGGCCTGGGGCTACATACCATTCTCATCGACCCTGGCAATCACAATCGCATGTACATCGCCATTTCCGCTGCCGGCGCTTTCCGTACGGATGACGGCGGCAAAAGCTGGAAGCCCATCAACCGGGGATTGAAGTCCAATTACATCCCCGATCCCGATGCCGAGATCGGCCACTGCGTGCATCGCATCGCCATGCACCCATCGCGGCCAAACGTGCTGTTCATGCAGAAGCACTGGGACGTGATGCGCAGCGACGACGCTGGCGAGTCGTGGCACGAAGTCAGCGGAAATTTGCCGACGGACTTCGGGTTCGTGGTCGACGTGCATGCGCACGAGCCGGAAACCATCTACGTCGTCCCGATCAAAAGCGACTCGGAGCATTATCCGCCGGAGGGCAAGCTCCGAGTTTATCGCAGCCGCACCGGCGGAAACGAATGGGAGGCGCTCACCAGGGGTTTGCCGCAAAGTCATTGCTACGTCAACGTGTTGCGTGACGCCATGGCGGTGGACTCGCTCGATAAGTGCGGCGTGTATTTCGGCACCACCGGCGGGCAGGTGTATTGTTCCGCCGACGCCGGTGACAATTGGGCGCCCATCGCCCGCGATCTGCCCGCGGTGCTTTCTGTGGAGGTGCAGACTTTAGCTTAGAATAAAATTCCAAAAGCTTGCGCCGTACTCCATGTTTTCCAAAACTTTTTGAATTTCACACTGTCCAACCGAACAGAATTCAGATTTTCAATGGGTTTTACTTTCAATAAACATCATGATCAGAGTCGTTCTCCCGTATCATTTGCGCAACTTGGCGCGCGTCGGCGCCGAGGTCACACTTGAAATCAAGGGACCCGTCACCCAGCGTTCGGTGCTCGACGCGCTGGAGGCCCGCCATCCAATGCTGGCCGGCACGATCCGCGACCACGTTACGCAGCAGCGCCGGCCGTTTCTGCGGTTCTTCGCCTGCGAGCAGGATCTCTCCCACGAGCCGCCGGACGCCCCGCTGCCCGATGCCGTCGTTTCCGGCGCGGAGCCTTTTATCGTCTTGGGGGCCATTGCTGGTGGTTGAAGGTTGCGGGCCTCGCCGTATTAAATTTAACAAACATTGTTTCCGATAAAGCGCGAGTCGAGTTGTTCCTCCTTCCACAAACTTCAGGGCAGTAGCACGGCGGTGGCAACCACCGTTGTCCACAAGCCATTTTTGTCGCCTTCGGCGGATTGGGTCACGTTGAAGGTACGAACAATTTTGCCCGACATTTTATATTGTTTTTCGCGTTCATCCCACGCCGTGTTCGGATCAAACTCTAAACCCAGCGTCGTCGCCAGCATCGTCGCGGCCAGATCTTCGGCGTAATCGCCTGCTCTCTCATCGGTCTCCCCGAAGGGATGATGCTCGGAAAGATAGCCGTACATATTATCGTCAGTCGGTTGGGCCACGCCGATGGAAGCTGCGATCAGGCGGTTGGGTTCGTTCGTGGCATTGCGCGCCATGACGGCAAAGGTTATGGCGCCAGGTTGCAGCAATTTCAAGCCTTCCTCCTTGGAAATGCGTTTGCAGCCCGGCGGATAAATGCTCGAGACGGTGACGATATTGCACTTCTCGATGCCGGCATTGCGCAGCGCCAATTCGAACGATTGCAAATAATCCTTGTGTCGGCCAACGCCTTTGGTAAAAAAAATTTTGGTGGGTGTGAACATTTCAACTCCTTCCTTAAACTGAAATCTCAGAACACCTGTGGTTTGCTGGTAAGATAAAAGCCCAGAAACGGACGGCTTTGAAATATAAAAATTTTTGTGGGAAAGTCAAGAAATCGCGCGGACCCCGGCATTTAACACATTTATGGGTTGACCTTGCTTTTCAATCAAATCGGCGTTGGGGTTTGATGGGCGTTTTCCGTCGCCGGTTGTGAGGCTTGGCTCACCTTCCCATTCAACAGCGCCTCCAGCTCGGCGCCTTCGACCATTTCTTTTTCCAGCAGCATTTGCGCCAATTGCTCGAGCTTGGGCTTTTTCTGCGTGAGCAAGGTTGTCACTTCACGATAAGCCTCTTCGACAATGGTTCGCACCTCTTCATCGATTTCGCCGGCGACCTTCTCGCTGTGCGGCTCGCCGCCGCCAAGCTCCAGGCCGATGAACAGCCCGCGTTTTTCCTTGGCATACGAGAGCGGGCCGAGCCTGGGACTCATGCCGTATTCGGTGACCATACTGCGTGCTATCGCCGTCGCGCGCTCGAGATCATTTTGCGCACCGGTGGAAATTTCCTTAAAGATGATTTCTTCGGCGACGCGACCGCCGAGCAAAACCTTCAAACGGTTGAGCAGTTCGGTGCGCGTCATCAAATAACGATCTTCTGTCGGCAGTTGCAACGTATAACCCAGCGCCGCCACACCGCGCGGAATGATGGAAACGCGATGCACCGGATCGACGTCGCTCAGGCTGCCGGCAACGATCGCGTGGCCGGCTTCGTGATAGGCGACAATTTCTTTCTCCTTTTTGTTCAACACGCGGTTCTTCTTGGCGAGGCCGGCGATGACGCGGTCAATCGCTTCTTCGAGATCGGAGTTTTCGACTTGTTTTTTGCTGCTGCGCGCGGCGAGCAAGGCGGCTTCGTTGATCACATTCGCGAGATCGGCGCCGACAAAGCCCGGCGTGCGCGCCGCAATGACGCGCAAATCCACCTCCGGGGCAAACTTGACTTTGCGCGCATGAACTTTCAAAATCGCCTCGCGGCCGTTGATGTCGGGCCGCTCCACGACGATTTGACGGTCAAAACGCCCGGGGCGCAGCAGGGCAATGTCGAGAATTTCCGGACGGTTGGTGGCGGCCATGATGATGACGCCGCTGTTCGGGTCAAAGCCGTCCATTTCGACCAGCAATTGGTTGAGCGTCTGCTCGCGCTCATCGTGGCTGGAAAGCGGACTCATGCCACGGGCTTTGCCGAGCGCATCCAGCTCGTCGATGAAAACGATGCACGGCGCTTGCGACTGTGCCTGCTGAAACAAATCGCGCACGCGCGCGGCACCGACGCCCACGAACATTTCAACGAAATCCGAGCCGCTCAACGAGAAGAAAGGCACCGCCGCTTCTCCGGCCACGGCGCGCGCCAGCAGGGTTTTTCCCGTTCCCGGCGGGCCGACGAGCAGCACGCCCTTGGGAATGCAGCCGCCGAGGCTTTTGAATTTCTCGGGATTTTTCAGATACTCGACGACTTCGCGGACTTCTTCGACGGCCTCGTCGATGCCGGCGACATCTTTAAATGTGACTTTGGTTTTGCCTTCGACGTAAATTTTCGCCTTGCTTTTGCCGATCGACATCAAGCCGCCCTGCGGATTCATGCGGCGAAACGCAAATCCCCAAATGGCGATGAGAATCAGCAGCGGCAAAATCCAACTCAGCAAAATTCCCTGCCACCAGCCGGTGTCGATTTTACCGGTGTATTTGACGCCGGCAGCTTCCAGTTCCTTGACGAGATCGGGATCGTCGACGCGAAGGGTGATAAATTTTTTTCCCGCCGTTTGGCTGTCTGGACTTGCCTCCGTCAGCGAAAAAGGGTTTCGCAAACTTGTTTCGGTATTGGGGGGAGAATCGATTTTATAACGTCCGGTGATTTCCTGCGTGGTGATTTCACAGGCGACAATCTTGTTTTCCCTAACGAGTTTTTTGAATGTGCTATATTCGATCGGTTGGACGTTTTCGCCCAGAAAAAAGCTGTGCAGGGCATACATCACCAGCACGGCCAGCACAACGTACCACAGCGAAAGATTCATCCGGCGGTTGCCCAGCGGTTGCTGCCGG
This window of the candidate division KSB1 bacterium genome carries:
- a CDS encoding exo-alpha-sialidase yields the protein MSGVRVLVGTKKGAFILTGDGKRDKWEVSGPHFAGWEIYHLKGSPVDPNRIYASQTSGWFGQIIQRSDDGGKTWNTPGGEKMPDPYDPPGGMSNKFVYDTASAPLTTHQWYDGTQHPWEFKRVWHLEPSLSDPDTVYAGVEDAALFRTTDGGKSWHELAGLRGHGSGPQWSPGAGGLGLHTILIDPGNHNRMYIAISAAGAFRTDDGGKSWKPINRGLKSNYIPDPDAEIGHCVHRIAMHPSRPNVLFMQKHWDVMRSDDAGESWHEVSGNLPTDFGFVVDVHAHEPETIYVVPIKSDSEHYPPEGKLRVYRSRTGGNEWEALTRGLPQSHCYVNVLRDAMAVDSLDKCGVYFGTTGGQVYCSADAGDNWAPIARDLPAVLSVEVQTLA
- a CDS encoding MoaD/ThiS family protein, producing MIRVVLPYHLRNLARVGAEVTLEIKGPVTQRSVLDALEARHPMLAGTIRDHVTQQRRPFLRFFACEQDLSHEPPDAPLPDAVVSGAEPFIVLGAIAGG
- a CDS encoding arginine decarboxylase, pyruvoyl-dependent codes for the protein MFTPTKIFFTKGVGRHKDYLQSFELALRNAGIEKCNIVTVSSIYPPGCKRISKEEGLKLLQPGAITFAVMARNATNEPNRLIAASIGVAQPTDDNMYGYLSEHHPFGETDERAGDYAEDLAATMLATTLGLEFDPNTAWDEREKQYKMSGKIVRTFNVTQSAEGDKNGLWTTVVATAVLLP
- the ftsH gene encoding ATP-dependent zinc metalloprotease FtsH, encoding MENSKSRRRQQPLGNRRMNLSLWYVVLAVLVMYALHSFFLGENVQPIEYSTFKKLVRENKIVACEITTQEITGRYKIDSPPNTETSLRNPFSLTEASPDSQTAGKKFITLRVDDPDLVKELEAAGVKYTGKIDTGWWQGILLSWILPLLILIAIWGFAFRRMNPQGGLMSIGKSKAKIYVEGKTKVTFKDVAGIDEAVEEVREVVEYLKNPEKFKSLGGCIPKGVLLVGPPGTGKTLLARAVAGEAAVPFFSLSGSDFVEMFVGVGAARVRDLFQQAQSQAPCIVFIDELDALGKARGMSPLSSHDEREQTLNQLLVEMDGFDPNSGVIIMAATNRPEILDIALLRPGRFDRQIVVERPDINGREAILKVHARKVKFAPEVDLRVIAARTPGFVGADLANVINEAALLAARSSKKQVENSDLEEAIDRVIAGLAKKNRVLNKKEKEIVAYHEAGHAIVAGSLSDVDPVHRVSIIPRGVAALGYTLQLPTEDRYLMTRTELLNRLKVLLGGRVAEEIIFKEISTGAQNDLERATAIARSMVTEYGMSPRLGPLSYAKEKRGLFIGLELGGGEPHSEKVAGEIDEEVRTIVEEAYREVTTLLTQKKPKLEQLAQMLLEKEMVEGAELEALLNGKVSQASQPATENAHQTPTPI